Proteins co-encoded in one Streptococcus pyogenes genomic window:
- a CDS encoding efflux RND transporter periplasmic adaptor subunit, whose protein sequence is MFQLRKKMTRKQLALLSAGVLTCVVGGSYLIMNHQQQEIVSSVNKVKALTIKEAMEQGKDISLTLAGEVTANNSSKVKIDSSKGEVKEVFVKKGDVVKVGQPLFSYETSQRLTAQSSEFDVQTKANQLQVAKTNAALKWETYNRKVNEINTLKSRYNTAPDESLLEQIRSAEDSVSQALSDAKTADSDVKTAQIELDKANATATTEKGKLEYDTVKSDTAGTIVSLNTDLPNQSKSKKENETFMEIIDKSKMLVKGNISEFDRDKLKIGQKVEVIDRKDNSKKWTGKVTQVGNLKAEEKGQGQGQGGNDQQDNPNQAKFPYVIELDQSDKQPLIGSHTYVNVLNNVPEAGKIVLKETFTMAENGKTYVWKVDKNKVKKQEIKTKPFSKGYVEVTSGLTMQDKIAQPLPGMKDGMEVGSIVKP, encoded by the coding sequence ATGTTTCAGTTAAGAAAAAAAATGACGCGCAAACAATTAGCCTTGTTGAGTGCTGGAGTGTTGACCTGTGTGGTTGGTGGTAGCTACTTGATAATGAACCATCAACAACAAGAAATTGTCTCTAGTGTCAACAAAGTAAAAGCCTTAACCATAAAAGAAGCCATGGAACAAGGAAAAGATATCAGCTTGACCTTAGCTGGCGAAGTAACAGCTAACAACAGCAGCAAAGTCAAAATCGACTCAAGTAAAGGAGAAGTCAAAGAGGTCTTTGTTAAAAAAGGCGATGTTGTCAAAGTAGGACAACCCTTGTTTAGCTATGAAACGTCACAGCGGTTAACGGCTCAAAGTTCAGAATTTGATGTTCAAACCAAAGCCAATCAGCTCCAAGTTGCTAAAACCAATGCAGCATTGAAGTGGGAAACCTACAATCGCAAGGTCAATGAAATCAACACCCTAAAATCTCGCTACAACACTGCACCAGATGAGAGCTTACTAGAGCAAATTCGCAGCGCAGAAGACAGTGTATCCCAAGCACTAAGCGATGCCAAAACAGCAGATAGCGATGTCAAAACCGCTCAAATCGAACTCGATAAAGCTAATGCTACTGCCACAACGGAAAAAGGTAAACTAGAGTATGACACCGTTAAGTCAGACACCGCAGGAACCATTGTTAGTCTAAATACTGATTTGCCAAATCAATCAAAATCCAAAAAAGAAAATGAAACTTTTATGGAAATTATCGACAAATCAAAAATGTTAGTCAAAGGTAACATTAGTGAATTTGACCGTGACAAGTTAAAAATCGGTCAAAAAGTCGAAGTGATTGACCGCAAAGACAACTCTAAAAAATGGACTGGAAAAGTAACCCAAGTTGGCAACCTCAAAGCAGAGGAAAAAGGCCAAGGTCAAGGCCAAGGTGGCAATGACCAACAAGATAATCCAAACCAAGCAAAATTCCCTTATGTTATTGAACTTGACCAATCAGACAAGCAGCCACTCATTGGCTCACACACCTATGTTAATGTGCTCAACAATGTTCCAGAAGCTGGCAAGATCGTATTGAAAGAAACCTTTACAATGGCAGAAAATGGAAAAACCTATGTGTGGAAAGTTGATAAAAACAAGGTCAAAAAACAAGAAATCAAGACTAAGCCCTTCTCAAAAGGTTATGTTGAGGTAACAAGTGGCTTGACTATGCAAGATAAGATTGCTCAGCCGCTTCCTGGCATGAAAGACGGTATGGAGGTAGGAAGTATTGTTAAACCTTAA
- the prsA gene encoding peptidylprolyl isomerase PrsA: protein MKQMNKLITGVVTLATVVTLSACQSSHNNTKLVSMKGDTITVSDFYNETKNTELAQKAMLSLVISRVFETQYANKVSDKEVEKAYKQTADQYGTSFKTVLAQSGLTPETYKKQIRLTKLVEYAVKEQAKNETISKKDYRQAYDAYTPTMTAEIMQFEKEEDAKAALEAVKAEGADFAAIAKEKTTAADKKTTYTFDSGETTLPAEVVRAASGLKEGNRSEIITALDPATSKRTYHIIKVTKKATKKADWKAYQKRLKDIIVTGKLKDPDFQNKVIAKALDKANVKIKDKAFANILAQFAKPNQKQPAQK, encoded by the coding sequence ATGAAACAAATGAATAAACTCATTACAGGAGTGGTAACGCTGGCGACAGTCGTGACCTTATCAGCTTGTCAATCATCACACAACAACACCAAACTCGTCTCGATGAAAGGAGACACCATCACTGTCAGTGACTTCTACAATGAGACCAAAAACACAGAACTCGCACAAAAAGCCATGTTAAGCTTGGTGATTAGCCGCGTTTTTGAGACACAATATGCCAACAAAGTCTCTGACAAAGAGGTTGAAAAAGCCTATAAACAAACCGCAGACCAATACGGTACATCCTTTAAGACAGTCCTAGCACAATCAGGCTTAACGCCAGAAACCTATAAAAAACAAATTCGCCTCACAAAATTAGTCGAATATGCCGTCAAAGAACAAGCCAAAAACGAAACCATCTCAAAAAAAGACTACCGTCAGGCCTATGACGCTTATACCCCAACCATGACCGCAGAAATCATGCAGTTTGAAAAAGAAGAGGATGCCAAAGCAGCGCTTGAAGCCGTCAAAGCTGAAGGGGCAGACTTTGCAGCTATTGCCAAAGAAAAAACCACTGCAGCCGATAAAAAAACAACCTATACGTTTGACTCAGGCGAAACAACCCTACCAGCAGAAGTAGTTAGAGCTGCATCAGGCCTCAAAGAAGGGAACAGATCAGAAATCATCACAGCGCTTGATCCAGCCACCTCAAAACGCACCTACCATATCATCAAAGTCACCAAAAAAGCAACTAAAAAAGCAGACTGGAAAGCGTACCAAAAACGCTTGAAAGACATCATCGTGACTGGCAAATTAAAAGACCCTGACTTCCAAAACAAAGTCATCGCTAAAGCTCTTGATAAAGCAAATGTCAAAATCAAAGACAAAGCATTTGCCAATATCTTAGCCCAGTTTGCAAAACCTAACCAAAAACAACCTGCCCAAAAATAG
- a CDS encoding ABC transporter ATP-binding protein, protein MLNLKDIRKSYHLGTEEFAILKGIDLEVNEGDFLAIMGPSGSGKSTLMNIIGCLDKPGSGSYAIEGRDVSSLSDNELADLRNQKIGFVFQNFNLMPKLTACQNVELPLTYMNVPKKERRKRALEMLKLVGLEERSEFKPMELSGGQKQRVAIARALVTNPSFILGDEPTGALDTKTSVQIMDLFKQFNDNGKTIIIITHEPEVAALCKKTVILRDGNIEHSDIE, encoded by the coding sequence TTGTTAAACCTTAAAGATATTCGAAAAAGCTATCATCTTGGAACTGAAGAATTTGCGATTTTAAAAGGAATCGATTTAGAAGTTAACGAGGGTGACTTTTTAGCCATCATGGGACCATCAGGTTCGGGAAAGTCAACATTGATGAATATCATTGGGTGTTTAGATAAGCCTGGCTCTGGCTCATATGCCATTGAAGGCAGAGACGTGTCATCCTTATCTGATAATGAACTTGCTGATTTGCGTAATCAAAAAATCGGCTTTGTTTTTCAAAATTTTAACCTGATGCCCAAGCTAACAGCTTGTCAAAATGTCGAATTACCCTTGACTTATATGAATGTTCCTAAAAAAGAGCGTCGCAAACGAGCCCTAGAGATGTTAAAGCTAGTAGGACTAGAAGAACGTAGTGAATTTAAACCGATGGAGCTATCTGGTGGGCAAAAACAGCGTGTAGCGATTGCAAGAGCTTTAGTCACTAACCCGAGTTTTATCCTTGGTGATGAGCCAACAGGTGCACTAGACACAAAAACCAGCGTCCAAATCATGGACCTATTTAAACAATTCAATGATAACGGCAAAACGATTATTATCATCACACACGAGCCTGAAGTAGCTGCCCTATGCAAAAAGACGGTGATCCTAAGAGATGGTAATATAGAACATTCCGATATAGAGTAA
- a CDS encoding DUF4298 domain-containing protein encodes MTKQDQLIVEKMEQTYEAFSPKLANLIEALDAFKEHYEEYATLRNFYSSDEWFRLANQPWDDIPCGVLSEDLLFDMIGDHNQLLADILDLAPIMYKHM; translated from the coding sequence ATGACAAAGCAAGATCAGTTAATCGTTGAAAAAATGGAACAAACCTATGAGGCCTTTAGCCCAAAGCTAGCAAATCTCATAGAAGCCCTAGATGCCTTTAAAGAGCATTATGAGGAATATGCCACACTTAGAAATTTTTACAGTAGTGACGAATGGTTTCGGCTTGCAAACCAACCTTGGGATGATATCCCGTGCGGTGTCCTATCTGAAGACCTCCTCTTTGATATGATCGGTGACCATAACCAACTACTAGCTGATATCTTAGACTTGGCCCCTATCATGTACAAGCATATGTAA